The region TGAACAGGTTCTAGGTGGATATTCTGGGGGAACAGATTATTCCTTCATTGGTTCAATAAAAGGGCATAGAGTTTACAATTTAGAAAAAACACAAGAACAAATTAAACATGATATGTTTCTTTCGGTCCCTACATACTCTAAGGGCATTATATTAAATCATTCATTAGAGGAAGGTACTGGAGAAACAGTAAAGGACCTCTCTCCATATCAAGTGGAAGGGCAGGCTATATCATGTGAATGGGTAAATGATGGTATATTCCTAACTTCTCCTATAGACCTAAAGATAAAAGAAAATGAAATTATTGTTCGGAGAGCCACTGATTATCCCTTTGAGTTTCAAATTATAAATAATGGTGTTGGACAATGGAAACGAAAAGACTTTGATTCAGTAGCTTCACATCAATTAGGTAACCTAACCGTAACGGAATATGATGTAGAACCTGAAAAATGGGAAGATATTACGAGTTTAAGGGTGAAATAGCATGGATTTAGAAATGCTAGATTTAAGAAGAGGAAACTCTGACAGGAGTTCAGTTTATATAGCCGCAAACGGTGTTGTTGTAACTTCATCAGCTAACACTTACTCTAGTGGCAGTAATTATTACCTTGCGTACCTTTTTAATAGATCGTATGGTACAAGTAACACTCAATACTGGATGACCGGTTCAAGTGGAAACCAATCGCTAACCTTCGACTTGAGATCAGTGTCTGGCTTTCATACGAAAAAGATAAGGATATACCCATACTCTAGGACAAACGCATCTTCTAATTACAGAATTGATGTTTCTCGCGATGGTCATGAGTGGGAGCAAATAACAGGCTGGATAAACAACCATCATAGTACCAATAACTCAAATTATATACCTTCAGGACAATACAGAGAGCATGATGTAGATTCCTATCTCGACATTCGCTTTATACGATTAACGTTAACTAGAAATGGTAGTTATGGAGTAGCCCTAAATGAAATTGAGTTATATGGAGTAACTGTTCCTCCCCCTAATAGAGT is a window of Bacillus horti DNA encoding:
- a CDS encoding LamG domain-containing protein, with amino-acid sequence MSTVALRFPSNASRVNSANLSTHSFDEGITFEVWARREGNGNRGTRGIAFSNGTWYVDFYNSSVFRISTRISNTQRTWHWGTMVPNHGWVHLALTYNRQTVKFYVNGELAGSTNISGTVTGIGEQVLGGYSGGTDYSFIGSIKGHRVYNLEKTQEQIKHDMFLSVPTYSKGIILNHSLEEGTGETVKDLSPYQVEGQAISCEWVNDGIFLTSPIDLKIKENEIIVRRATDYPFEFQIINNGVGQWKRKDFDSVASHQLGNLTVTEYDVEPEKWEDITSLRVK